The stretch of DNA TTGGGCAGGGTGGTCTTCGAGACCCTTGCCGCCGTGCGCCTGGCAGATCCCGGGGAGCTGATCCGCGTGACCGAAGCGGGGGGGCAGAGGGAGAAACTGATCGACTTGACGGGCCGCATCCGGAAACTCCTGCCACTCTTCTCCGAAACAGCCTCCAACAGTTATTTTCGTCATGCCGACCCTCCCCACCACTTGTTCAGAGCCAACAGGAATGCCAGGTGATGAACTACCGCATCACGCATACCACCCGCTACATCTACAACGAGCCGGTGACGATTGGCCATAACCGTATTCATCTTAAACCGATGAATTTTCCTGGACAGCGTTGTCACCGCTTTGAGCTGACGGTACGTCCCGAACCGACGACATTGCAGGAGTTCGAGGATTTTTTCGGCAACACGGTCCATTACTTCGAAATTCTTGAACCTCATGAGGCCCTGCACATCAAAAGCACCAGTCAGGTAACCCGCGAGCCTTTTGTGGTGCATGATTTTTCCGCCTTTCCAGCCTGGGAGCAGGGGTGCCCGGGTCGTCCGGAAGCCCATGACGAGGTGCGCCGCTGGGCCATTTTTGCCATGGATTCCCCCATGGCGCCGCGTGGTGTCGATTTGTCCGACTTTGCCCGTCCCGACTTTCCGCCGGGGCGATCCCTGGTTGAGGCGGCCCTGGCTTTTACCCAACGGCTTTACCAGGATTTCAAATATCGACCCGGCAGCACGACCATAGCTACCCCGATCGAACAGGTTTTGCGGCAGCGTTGCGGGGTGTGCCAGGACTTTGCCCATCTGGCCCTGGGAGCCTTGCGCTCTCTGGGACTCTGTGTGCGCTATGTCAGCGGCTACCTGGAGACCGATCCCCCTCCGGGAATGCCACGTCTGGCCGGAGCGGATGCCTCGCATGCCTGGTTCGCCCTCTTTGTCCCCGGCATGGGGTGGGTGGACTTCGACCCTACCAACGGCATCATTCCCTCCACACGCCACATCACGGTGGCTGTGGGGAGGGATTACACCGACGTTCCCCCGGTCAAGGGGGTGGTGTTGGGGGGGCGTGAGCATGTCTTGAAGGTCTCCGTCGATGTGTTGCAGGATGATTTCCAATCATCAGGGGGCCTTGCATAGCCCCCGGTTGAGTGTCCCAGTCGGGTGGCCCGGTCGAGTGTCCCGGTTGGGTGGGGAGATGGATGCGGGTGGGTTCACGTTTGAGTCTGTTCGGAGCGGTCGGTTCCTTCTGTTTGGGCAGGCAGGGTGTTGAAGTAAGTCTTGCCGATGCTGCCATGAAGATGGCCCAGGTGGATTTGAAGTTTGTCCAAAAATTCGTGCAATCCTCCTTCTTCGGCCAATCCCTGTACATCGGCCAGATAGATCTCCTGTTCGATGGCTTTGATGACCGTTTGGGCTGTTGTATCCCGGCGCAGCTTGGCCAGGCAGTTTTCCACGCCATCGATGCAGTAACGGAACGTGCGCGGAAACTGGCGATCCTTGAGGAGGAACGCCAAAACCTCCGGCCCGCGCACACGCGGTTCCACCCGCCGGCGATACATCTGGTCTCCCGACAGGGAGCGCAGTACGGTCAGCCACACGGCGTTGCGCAGGGGAAGATCCATCTGTTTCCAGCTCTCCAGCATGCCGGCTCCCCGCACATCCAGGATGCGGGTGATCATGTCGGCTCGTTCCAGACAGCGTCCCAATCGGAACATGTGAAAGGCGTCATCCCGGCACATGGTGCTGTCCAGCAGTCCTGTCAATTTCAGGCAGGCATCGATGATGCCTTCCAGAAAAGCATGACGTTGGGCGGCTGGTATGTCGCTGTGCAACAACTCCTGGGTGTGGATGGTGAAGGTGTTGAGCGTTTCCCACGCCTCCCGGGGGAAAAGCTCCCGGGTGCTGCGCATGTTTTCCCTGGCCAGACGCAGGGAAGAGAGGATCGAACTGGGATTTTTTGCATCGGCGATCAAAAACTGCACCACGATGGTTTCGTCGATCGTTGCATGGAGTTTGGCAAAATATTCCCTGCTGCCGGTGATTGCGATCAACTGAAACCAGTCCAGGGGACGAACATGGCTGATGGGGGCGATGTCCAGCATCGTTTGGTTGGTCGCGATCACGAGGCGGGCGGTACCCTCCACCCTTTCCAGATAGCGGGCCATCCAGTAGATGTTTTCAGCGACCCTGGAAAGCATTACGATCTCCTTTCATCCAGTATCCAGGTATCCTTGCTCCCCCCCCCTTGCGAGGAGTTGACCACATAGGAACCCCGCCGCAGTGCGACCCGGGTCAGGCCTCCCGGCGTGACGTAGGATTTGCGTCCGCTGAGAATGAAAGGACGCAGATCCATGTGGCGTGGCTCCAGGCGGTTTCCGACCAGCGTGGGCGCTGTTGAGGGGGTCAAGGTTTGTTGGCCAATGTAGTTGCGTGGGTTGGCACGGATCCGCGCGGCGAAGGTGGTCCGTTCTGCCGGTGTGGCGTGCAATCCCATGAGCATGCCGTAACCGCCCGACTCGTTGGCGGGTTTGACCACCAGTTTGTCCAGGTTGGCCAGCACATGTTGACGCTCCTGGGGTATGTGACACCGCCAGGTGGGGACGTTGGGAATGATGGGCTCCTCCGCCAGATAGTATTGAATGATGTCAGGCATATAGGAGTAAACCACCTTGTCATCCGCCACGCCGGTTCCCGGAGCGTTGGCCAAGGCGACCTTGCCCTGACGCCAGGCGTTGATGATGCCGGAAACGCCCAGGGTCGAATCGGGTCGAAACACCAGGGGATCGATGAACTGGTCATCGATGCGGCGGTAGATCACGTCCACCCGTTCCAGGCCATGGATGGTCTTCATGAACACCTGGTCATCCTCTCCCACCATCAAATCCCGGGACTCCACCAGGGGAACGCCCATTTGTTGAGCCAGGTAGGCGTGCTCGAAATAGGCGGAGTTGTAGATACCCGGGGTCAACACAACCACGTTCGCTTTGTCGCCGGGACGTGGGGTGAGAGAAGCCAGCAACTCGTAAAGCTGGCAGGGATAGTCATCGACCGGGCGTATGGTGTGGTCCCGGAACAGCTCCGGGAAGACCCGTTTGGTCAGCATGCGATTTTCCAGCATGTAGGAGACGCCGGAGGGAACCCGCAAATTGTCCTCCAGGACATACATGGTGCCATCCCGATCCCGCAGCAGGTCACTGCCGCACAGGTGGGCCCAAACGCCATATTTGGGCCGCACCCCCACCAGCGCGGGTAGAAAATTGACGGACTCTGCCAGTACCTCTTCCGG from Magnetococcales bacterium encodes:
- a CDS encoding transglutaminase family protein, which gives rise to MNYRITHTTRYIYNEPVTIGHNRIHLKPMNFPGQRCHRFELTVRPEPTTLQEFEDFFGNTVHYFEILEPHEALHIKSTSQVTREPFVVHDFSAFPAWEQGCPGRPEAHDEVRRWAIFAMDSPMAPRGVDLSDFARPDFPPGRSLVEAALAFTQRLYQDFKYRPGSTTIATPIEQVLRQRCGVCQDFAHLALGALRSLGLCVRYVSGYLETDPPPGMPRLAGADASHAWFALFVPGMGWVDFDPTNGIIPSTRHITVAVGRDYTDVPPVKGVVLGGREHVLKVSVDVLQDDFQSSGGLA
- a CDS encoding alpha-E domain-containing protein gives rise to the protein MLSRVAENIYWMARYLERVEGTARLVIATNQTMLDIAPISHVRPLDWFQLIAITGSREYFAKLHATIDETIVVQFLIADAKNPSSILSSLRLARENMRSTRELFPREAWETLNTFTIHTQELLHSDIPAAQRHAFLEGIIDACLKLTGLLDSTMCRDDAFHMFRLGRCLERADMITRILDVRGAGMLESWKQMDLPLRNAVWLTVLRSLSGDQMYRRRVEPRVRGPEVLAFLLKDRQFPRTFRYCIDGVENCLAKLRRDTTAQTVIKAIEQEIYLADVQGLAEEGGLHEFLDKLQIHLGHLHGSIGKTYFNTLPAQTEGTDRSEQTQT
- a CDS encoding circularly permuted type 2 ATP-grasp protein produces the protein MQAKECRNDQQPLMPFIENLGVEELTRRQSAADVAIRNLGITFTVYSEGENIDRAWPFDIIPRCIDAKEWEKLERGLVQRAYALNAFIDDLYNDRKIIQDKRFPEEVLAESVNFLPALVGVRPKYGVWAHLCGSDLLRDRDGTMYVLEDNLRVPSGVSYMLENRMLTKRVFPELFRDHTIRPVDDYPCQLYELLASLTPRPGDKANVVVLTPGIYNSAYFEHAYLAQQMGVPLVESRDLMVGEDDQVFMKTIHGLERVDVIYRRIDDQFIDPLVFRPDSTLGVSGIINAWRQGKVALANAPGTGVADDKVVYSYMPDIIQYYLAEEPIIPNVPTWRCHIPQERQHVLANLDKLVVKPANESGGYGMLMGLHATPAERTTFAARIRANPRNYIGQQTLTPSTAPTLVGNRLEPRHMDLRPFILSGRKSYVTPGGLTRVALRRGSYVVNSSQGGGSKDTWILDERRS